Part of the Spirochaetota bacterium genome, GCGGAGAACGTCGTCGCAATCTTCAACGTTCAACGCGAAGGGCTTTTCCGTGAATACGTGGCAGCCGTGTTCGAGGGCTTGGATGTTGAAGGACGCGTGCAGATCGGACGGGAGCGCATTGATGACGATATCGATATTTTCTTTTGCGTACATATCGCGGGCGTCCGCGTACACGTTGAAATCTTTCGGTGCGCCGCCTTTACCGCCTTCGAAATGCGCATAGGCGTCGTCCGCCTGCGGGACATAGGCGATATCGCAGACAGAGACAAGGCGTGCATCGTGTATGGAAGGAAGATTCCGCGCATGCAGTTTACCGAGCCCGCCGTAGCCGACTATCGCGATATTCATGGGATACTCCCGAATCATGGTGTAACGTTACGCCATATAGTAATCATGAACGGACGGGAAGTCAAATTCAAATGGCATTATCGCTGGGATATTGAGAACAGCGGGCTGCAACCCGCTGTTCTCTGACTCGGAAGGTATTCATATGAACGACTATCGCGGCAGCGATCGCTTGATATATTCCACTATCGATTTCGTGCTGATCTTGACCGCTTCTATGGCGACTTCTTTCATGATACGGGAAAGCTCCTGTTCGGAGGCTATCATCTTATCGGCAAGGGCTTCATCGATCATGCGGCGTATCGTGGCGGTATCCACGGCCGGACCGTCCGTTGAACGTTCCGGCGCAACGCCCGCCCTATCGATGAGGGCGTTGCCGGCCATGGCGGGTATTGCGGCATCATCGATAGCCGGGACGGCATCTTCGGGGACGCTATCGAGCAGAGGCGGGGCATCGTTCGCGTCGGCTATGGCGATATCCGGCATTGCATCCGGCGTATCACCCGCTTTCATGTCCTTCATCATTGCCTCTATGTCGTCGGCACCCTTGAGGAGGGCATCGATATCGGCATTCTCATTGCCGGTTTTTGTATCCGCCTCGAGCGCGGGTATATCGTCAAGTCCTTCTATCTGAATGCCGGCGTCGTCATCCGCTGAGGATGCACCGCCCTTGTCGGCTGCCGCAAAGAACGGTTGATGATGCATTGTCATGGCTCCCTCCCGGGGAACGGCCGGGGCTGCACGATATGCCCGGGCTGTCATTATCATAATACCTGAAACAAGGCCGATGAGCAAGAGTACCAGGGATATCATGGTGCCGCGATATATCCGTGCTGTCCCGTCGGCACGGATGAGCACCGCTTCGTCCGGCAGGCGGAGGCCCGCGTTGAGCGAACGCGTACGAGTGAAGGGTATTTCCATGAAGAGCATGTCGCCGATAAGGCGCCGATAATGCATTACGTTCATCTCCGGCGTTCCGTCGCGGAAATGTATGCGGCCTTCGCTCACGTAGTAGACCACATCGGGGAGCGTGAGCGAGAGAAGACCTACGCTCTTGTTCGCTTTCTCATATTCGGCGGCGCATTGCCGCTCCTTCGATATCGTCAGATACGTTTTCAATCCCCATTCAAAGGAGCCGGCAGCAAGGGCGCATAAAGCAGCGAGGGCGATGCCGCTCTTCAATACTGCACGGCGCGTCTCGAGCAAGGGTATCATATTCCTAAACATCCCTGGTATTCGCAGTATACGCAGAAATCGCAGATACGTGAGAGGCGCGAGGAAGGTAAGCTCGGGGATGACGGCAAGAACGGATAGAACAGGGACGGCACCCAATGCATCGGCGATGCCGTATTTCGAGAGGAAGTATTCGCGACGATCGCCCGATGTCAGCCGCACAAGGAAGTCCGCGAGGAAGAGGATATCGATGACGCCGCTGAGGACAACGATCGCACGTCCGCTGGCCGGTGTGAATTCGGTAACAAAGAGGCATATTGACAACAGTACGAACAGGGGCTGGATGCGGTCCCAGCGCCGTATTATCGGGGAGAGATCGATGATCATTCAGTCATTGCCTGCTATTGTCTTCATTACCATTATCGGCAAAGGAGTGTCGAATATCAAGAATTTTCGGTATTACGGGAGTACGGTAGACCGCGGAATTCTTCTTTGCATCGTATAAACGCTGACCCGTCGATTGACGGCAGGGATATGCCGGATATAATATCCGTGTGGGCCGCACAATCGATCCAATCTCACCCCTTGGCAATGGAGTAATCGTATGAGCACTCGCGCGGAAAAGCCGTCCATGAAGATAGGCACGAAACTTATTCTCATTGTTTCAGGGATAATCATCCTGTCGCTGGCGACCATGACGGTGCTCGCGACCGTGTTCTTTAAGCGCGATAATGAAACGCGACTTCGGGAGAACAATCATCAATTAGCGGGTATTATCGCCCTGAAAGTGAAGAGCGATATCACCTCTCTCATCGCCGATATGCGTTTTGCCGCAGCCGTGCTCAAGGACGGGGGCGACAGGCAGAAGCTTGCCGAGCGATTCTTTACGAGCGATTCGATCGCGGCAGCGGCGCTGGTACGCAGGGACGGCGAGCGCGGCAATGTGCGCGTGTTCCTTGCCAATCCTGCCGCGGCGATGCCGGTCGAAAAATTCCGCGAAGTGCTTCTTGACGGCGAGCGCTTTGTCCGTGCGGTCAACGGGGAAACGGTCGTCGATAATGTCTCCGATATCCTTGGGGTGCCGGCGGTAGCCGTCGCTGTTCCGACGGGGGTTGGGGAATACACCATCAGTCTCTGTAAGGCGGCGATATTCCTCGATGCGTTCCGGCAGTCGGGGATAACGGAGACGTTCATGGTCAACGGCGCGGGCGATGTCATCGCACATCCGAAAGGGGAGATTGTCCTCGCCAAGGGCAATTATCGCACCCTGCCTGTCGTTGCGATGATGCTCACCAGTCCCACCGACAACAGCGAGACACGATATGTCTTTTCCGGCATTCGCTACCGCGGTGCGTTCAAGAAGATCGGCATCGGCGGTGTCGGCGTCATCGCGACGGCTGCCGAGGATAAGGTGTTCGCGGAAGTGTATAATATACAGCGGCGTAATCTTCTCATCTCGATAATAGTCCTTACGCTCGCGATACTCGTCGTGTACTTCTTCGCGAAAACGCTCACCGGCCCCATCGTACGGCTGGTGAAGGCGACGAAGGATATCGAAGAAGGGCGTTTCAATGTGGCTATTACCGCGGCATCGGGCGATGAGATCGGCGTGCTTACCCGATCGTTCGTACAGATGGGAAAAGGGCTCGAAGAGCGAGAGCGCATAAAAGAGGCGTTCGGGAAATTCGTGAACAAGGACATAGCCGAGCGCGCCGCGAAGGGCGAGATAAAGCTCGGCGGCGAGCGTAAGCGTGTGACGGTGTTCTTTTCAGATATACGATCCTTTACCGCGATGTCCGAGAAGCTTTCTCCGGAAGAAGTGGTCGATTTCCTCAATCAATACATGGGCCGCATGGTCCGCTGCATCGAGGCTACCGGCGGCGTTGTCGATAAATTCATCGGCGATGCCATCATGGCTGTCTGGGGCGCGCCGGTGTCCACCGGGCAGGATACGGCGAGCGCCATAGACGCGGTGCTCGCGATGCGCGAGTCGCTCAAGGAATTCAATGTCGGACGCGGTACCGACACGAAGCCGCGCATCAGCATCGGGGCGGGCATACACTCCGGCGATGTGCTCGTCGGTCAGATCGGGAGCGAGCACAGGCTCGAGTATACCGTCATCGGTGATACGGTCAATCTCACGTCGCGTATCGAATCGCTCACGAAACCTTTCGGTGCGGACATACTGATATCGGAAGAGGCCTACCGCGAGGTGAAGGACCGTTATACGTTCGCGCCGATGAAAAAAATAAAGGTGAAAGGAAAAACCGAGCCGCAGCAGGTCTATGCGGTGCTCGGGCGCATCGGGGATGCGAAGGCGTTCCGATCGATAGAGGAGTTGAGAAGCACGCTCGGCATCGTATTGAAGGACGGTGTTATGGGCGATGATGAGGAAGAAAAGAAGTATGAGATCCTCGATGCGTGATGCGATCGCCGTCGGAG contains:
- a CDS encoding adenylate/guanylate cyclase domain-containing protein, yielding MSTRAEKPSMKIGTKLILIVSGIIILSLATMTVLATVFFKRDNETRLRENNHQLAGIIALKVKSDITSLIADMRFAAAVLKDGGDRQKLAERFFTSDSIAAAALVRRDGERGNVRVFLANPAAAMPVEKFREVLLDGERFVRAVNGETVVDNVSDILGVPAVAVAVPTGVGEYTISLCKAAIFLDAFRQSGITETFMVNGAGDVIAHPKGEIVLAKGNYRTLPVVAMMLTSPTDNSETRYVFSGIRYRGAFKKIGIGGVGVIATAAEDKVFAEVYNIQRRNLLISIIVLTLAILVVYFFAKTLTGPIVRLVKATKDIEEGRFNVAITAASGDEIGVLTRSFVQMGKGLEERERIKEAFGKFVNKDIAERAAKGEIKLGGERKRVTVFFSDIRSFTAMSEKLSPEEVVDFLNQYMGRMVRCIEATGGVVDKFIGDAIMAVWGAPVSTGQDTASAIDAVLAMRESLKEFNVGRGTDTKPRISIGAGIHSGDVLVGQIGSEHRLEYTVIGDTVNLTSRIESLTKPFGADILISEEAYREVKDRYTFAPMKKIKVKGKTEPQQVYAVLGRIGDAKAFRSIEELRSTLGIVLKDGVMGDDEEEKKYEILDA
- a CDS encoding ion transporter is translated as MIIDLSPIIRRWDRIQPLFVLLSICLFVTEFTPASGRAIVVLSGVIDILFLADFLVRLTSGDRREYFLSKYGIADALGAVPVLSVLAVIPELTFLAPLTYLRFLRILRIPGMFRNMIPLLETRRAVLKSGIALAALCALAAGSFEWGLKTYLTISKERQCAAEYEKANKSVGLLSLTLPDVVYYVSEGRIHFRDGTPEMNVMHYRRLIGDMLFMEIPFTRTRSLNAGLRLPDEAVLIRADGTARIYRGTMISLVLLLIGLVSGIMIMTARAYRAAPAVPREGAMTMHHQPFFAAADKGGASSADDDAGIQIEGLDDIPALEADTKTGNENADIDALLKGADDIEAMMKDMKAGDTPDAMPDIAIADANDAPPLLDSVPEDAVPAIDDAAIPAMAGNALIDRAGVAPERSTDGPAVDTATIRRMIDEALADKMIASEQELSRIMKEVAIEAVKISTKSIVEYIKRSLPR